A window of Sediminispirochaeta bajacaliforniensis DSM 16054 contains these coding sequences:
- a CDS encoding sugar phosphate isomerase/epimerase family protein, which yields MNISKVICGNYSYQLYSFEYFLESMKRLEQKEIELWGAGPHLFQDDFSDAMIKSLSKKIKTYNLSVICYTPEQCMYPINIASSDPVIRKRSIAYLIRSIEIASQIESPKTLVTTGQGYRDESKEDAWDRCVEALSILGRKAEQLGVTIVFEHLTKTTTNLCLKARDVDRMLKEVGMKNVVGMIDVDMAARLHEGVRDYFELMGKSIQHVHFVDGNPGGHLAIGDGILPMDSYIADLNAYGYDGYLTMEILHDSYHLDPEAAYAKSLEWCRNHQYLFSR from the coding sequence ATGAATATATCAAAAGTCATCTGCGGCAATTACTCCTATCAGCTGTATAGCTTCGAGTATTTTCTTGAATCAATGAAACGACTGGAACAAAAAGAGATAGAACTTTGGGGGGCAGGACCACATCTATTTCAAGACGACTTTTCAGATGCTATGATAAAATCGTTATCAAAAAAAATCAAAACCTATAACCTAAGTGTCATTTGTTATACCCCGGAACAATGTATGTATCCGATAAATATTGCATCAAGTGACCCTGTTATCAGAAAACGCAGTATAGCGTATCTTATACGATCCATCGAAATAGCATCTCAAATAGAATCACCAAAGACCTTAGTCACTACGGGACAGGGATATCGAGATGAAAGCAAAGAGGATGCATGGGATCGCTGTGTTGAAGCACTATCCATATTAGGCCGAAAAGCAGAACAGCTGGGTGTAACCATTGTGTTTGAACATCTAACGAAAACAACAACCAACCTATGCCTGAAAGCACGAGATGTCGATCGTATGCTGAAAGAGGTCGGAATGAAAAATGTTGTCGGAATGATTGATGTCGATATGGCGGCCCGGCTGCATGAGGGGGTGCGCGACTATTTCGAACTCATGGGGAAATCGATTCAGCATGTCCACTTCGTCGATGGAAATCCGGGAGGACATCTTGCGATAGGAGATGGGATACTTCCTATGGATTCTTATATTGCTGATTTAAACGCATACGGCTATGACGGCTATCTGACCATGGAAATCCTCCATGATTCTTATCATCTGGACCCGGAAGCAGCCTATGCGAAAAGTCTGGAGTGGTGCAGAAATCACCAATACCTTTTTTCAAGGTGA
- the thiD gene encoding bifunctional hydroxymethylpyrimidine kinase/phosphomethylpyrimidine kinase: protein MKHLLSIAGSDCSGGAGIQADLKAFSANGVYGMTVITAITAQNTRGVRAVRAMDPDIVTAQIDAVFSDIRVDGVKIGMLAEGPIIEAVAAALRRWKPPITVLDPVMVAKSGHRLLTEEAERLLTEELLPLADLITPNIPEALKLAYAGQTQTQAEGAEQNENLSEQERERLALEILKRGARAVLIKGGHADDPDRSVDLLADGKGFRRFEAGRLDAHHTHGTGCSLSSALAAFLARGFSLEAAVERAKAYVTEGIAHGIAIGGGCGPIHHFYALYGGEELQP from the coding sequence ATGAAACATCTTCTCTCCATTGCAGGAAGCGACTGCTCGGGGGGCGCGGGCATTCAGGCCGACTTGAAGGCCTTCAGCGCCAACGGCGTCTACGGCATGACGGTCATCACCGCCATAACAGCCCAAAACACCCGGGGAGTCAGGGCAGTCAGGGCCATGGACCCCGACATTGTCACCGCCCAGATCGATGCGGTCTTTTCAGACATCCGTGTCGACGGGGTAAAAATCGGTATGCTTGCCGAAGGCCCTATCATCGAAGCGGTTGCCGCGGCGCTGCGCAGATGGAAACCGCCGATTACGGTTCTCGACCCGGTTATGGTGGCAAAATCGGGACACCGCCTTCTGACAGAAGAGGCCGAAAGGCTTCTGACTGAGGAGCTGCTCCCCCTTGCGGACCTCATCACTCCCAATATCCCCGAAGCCCTGAAACTTGCATACGCAGGACAGACGCAGACACAGGCGGAAGGAGCCGAACAAAACGAAAACCTGTCGGAACAGGAACGCGAAAGGCTCGCCCTTGAGATTTTGAAGCGGGGTGCAAGGGCCGTTCTGATCAAGGGAGGGCACGCGGACGATCCCGACCGTTCTGTCGATCTCTTGGCAGATGGTAAGGGCTTTCGCCGTTTCGAGGCCGGGCGCCTTGATGCACACCACACACACGGTACGGGATGTTCCCTCTCCAGCGCCCTTGCGGCCTTTCTCGCCCGGGGATTCAGCCTCGAAGCGGCAGTAGAAAGGGCAAAGGCATATGTGACCGAAGGCATAGCCCACGGTATAGCCATCGGCGGTGGCTGCGGCCCCATCCATCACTTTTACGCCCTCTACGGCGGAGAGGAGCTACAGCCATGA
- a CDS encoding cytosine permease codes for MNTSTRDHTTIGSPQLALLWFGAAISLAEILTGALYRGMGTGGALAAIIGGHLLGGIAFFAVGWISWKEHKDAIAIADSTLGRPGVTSFALVNALQLIGWTAVMIIAGAEGLVAASSAAGMTISPPASRLLIGALLLIWTAAGRKGIRGINMIAVALLLVLSLLWAIKLITLPAGEISAISKAREPDSIAFGNMLELAVLMPLSWLPLIGDYTRSAKHGRKGVSAAAVGYFLGSCGMYLLGLLSVTKLPGAGAVESMLAVGMGAGAAFVVLLSTVTTGFLDVHSAGVSLRLAFPAIGRHVAPLLVGFAGLMLAMLLPGGWYESFLYLLGSLFAPFFGVIFCRRLFFAKAPLSILLIILGFAAWAAGVGAYYILLPKGTPLGVSLPAMLISMVVYFLFMKGAYVWNSKA; via the coding sequence ATGAATACAAGTACCAGAGACCATACAACAATCGGCTCTCCCCAGCTTGCCCTCCTCTGGTTCGGTGCGGCAATCTCCCTGGCCGAGATTCTCACCGGGGCCCTCTACCGCGGCATGGGAACAGGAGGGGCGCTTGCGGCAATCATAGGCGGCCATCTTTTGGGAGGAATAGCATTTTTCGCCGTCGGCTGGATCTCCTGGAAAGAGCATAAGGATGCCATCGCCATTGCGGACAGCACCCTGGGGAGGCCGGGAGTAACAAGCTTTGCCCTGGTAAACGCCCTTCAGCTTATTGGTTGGACAGCGGTGATGATCATCGCCGGAGCCGAGGGACTTGTTGCCGCGAGCAGCGCAGCCGGAATGACGATATCGCCTCCGGCCTCCCGGCTGCTGATAGGAGCGCTCCTGCTTATCTGGACCGCAGCTGGACGAAAGGGTATACGGGGCATCAATATGATTGCGGTGGCCCTTCTCCTGGTCCTTTCACTATTGTGGGCGATCAAGTTGATTACCCTTCCCGCAGGGGAAATTTCGGCCATTTCCAAAGCCCGGGAACCAGATTCCATAGCCTTTGGGAACATGCTGGAACTGGCGGTCCTCATGCCCCTTTCCTGGCTTCCCCTGATTGGGGACTACACCCGCAGCGCAAAACATGGCCGCAAAGGGGTATCGGCCGCAGCCGTCGGCTACTTTCTGGGAAGTTGCGGGATGTATCTGCTGGGGCTGCTTTCCGTCACCAAACTACCCGGCGCAGGGGCGGTTGAGAGCATGCTTGCCGTGGGAATGGGAGCGGGCGCCGCCTTCGTCGTCCTCCTATCCACGGTTACCACCGGTTTTCTCGACGTCCATTCTGCGGGAGTCTCCCTCCGCCTTGCCTTTCCCGCAATAGGAAGGCACGTGGCCCCCTTACTTGTTGGTTTCGCAGGTCTCATGCTTGCCATGCTGCTTCCCGGCGGCTGGTACGAAAGCTTTCTCTATCTTTTGGGCTCCCTCTTTGCCCCCTTCTTCGGGGTGATTTTCTGCCGCCGCCTCTTCTTTGCAAAAGCCCCGTTATCCATACTCCTGATTATTCTCGGCTTTGCAGCCTGGGCGGCAGGGGTCGGAGCCTACTATATCCTCTTGCCCAAGGGAACCCCTCTGGGTGTCTCCCTGCCGGCAATGCTTATCTCGATGGTCGTCTATTTTCTCTTCATGAAAGGAGCTTATGTATGGAATTCAAAGGCTTAA
- the thiM gene encoding hydroxyethylthiazole kinase, with translation MEFKGLNTAFHNIRSASPLIHHITNMVTINDCANITLAFGGAPVMTDWEEDALDMVEHAGALVLNMGTLNPDSIEAMLAAGGRARELGIPIIFDPVGAGATAPRRKAARQILEGLRPDIVKGNAAEIAFLAGQEVRQKGVDSTLEEGVLESVYSLASAFGIIVIATGREDLISDGSNTIRICGGSAMMGRITGTGCMSASALGCFASVFPSKLEAAAGAILAMDLAGETAARALTAEEGSGSFRMRLIDAASRMDDSTFFHPERISHV, from the coding sequence ATGGAATTCAAAGGCTTAAACACGGCTTTTCACAACATACGCAGTGCATCTCCCCTGATTCACCACATCACCAACATGGTGACCATCAACGACTGCGCCAATATCACCCTCGCCTTCGGCGGTGCTCCGGTTATGACAGACTGGGAAGAAGACGCCCTCGATATGGTGGAACATGCAGGGGCCCTGGTCCTGAATATGGGGACCCTTAATCCCGATAGTATTGAAGCCATGCTGGCCGCAGGCGGCAGGGCAAGGGAACTCGGCATTCCCATCATTTTCGACCCGGTCGGGGCAGGAGCCACGGCCCCGCGCCGCAAAGCTGCGAGGCAGATCCTTGAAGGTCTGCGCCCGGACATCGTCAAGGGAAACGCCGCGGAGATCGCCTTCCTTGCAGGACAGGAGGTGAGGCAGAAAGGGGTCGATTCAACCCTCGAAGAGGGGGTGCTGGAAAGCGTATATAGCCTGGCCTCTGCCTTCGGCATAATAGTAATTGCAACAGGACGCGAAGACCTCATATCCGACGGCAGCAATACGATTCGGATTTGCGGCGGCTCCGCCATGATGGGAAGGATAACCGGCACGGGCTGCATGAGCGCATCGGCCCTCGGATGCTTTGCCTCGGTCTTTCCCTCGAAGCTCGAGGCGGCGGCAGGTGCCATCCTTGCCATGGACCTGGCCGGAGAGACGGCAGCCCGGGCATTGACCGCAGAAGAAGGCAGCGGCAGCTTCCGTATGCGGCTCATCGATGCAGCAAGCCGTATGGACGACAGCACCTTTTTCCACCCGGAGCGGATCAGCCATGTGTAA
- the thiE gene encoding thiamine phosphate synthase yields MKSMYKSINAAMSLCIVTDAGFRPEDQFLSTVETALKNGATMVQYREKSGRYCDREIYDRGMKLVTLCRRFGVPLVVDDRIDIAMAIGADGLHIGQNDLPLPVAKRIWPEGGIFGVSVADLGEMRLAQEQEADYLGVGAFPTTTKKDYSNVEAKLLSSMVKESSLPMMAIGGINAENASIPIGWGCVGVAVISAIWKAPDPAAATRHILETVRKAKGDRA; encoded by the coding sequence ATGAAGTCCATGTATAAATCCATCAATGCAGCCATGAGCCTTTGCATCGTAACCGATGCGGGATTCCGCCCCGAAGACCAGTTCCTTTCCACGGTGGAGACGGCCCTGAAAAACGGTGCGACCATGGTCCAGTACCGGGAAAAAAGCGGACGCTATTGCGACAGAGAGATATACGATCGTGGTATGAAGCTGGTGACACTGTGTCGCAGATTCGGTGTTCCGCTGGTCGTGGACGACCGAATCGATATCGCCATGGCAATCGGTGCCGACGGACTTCACATCGGCCAGAACGACCTTCCTTTGCCGGTTGCAAAGCGAATCTGGCCGGAAGGAGGGATCTTCGGTGTTTCGGTCGCAGACCTCGGGGAGATGCGGCTGGCCCAGGAACAGGAGGCCGACTATCTCGGAGTCGGGGCCTTTCCCACAACGACAAAGAAGGATTATTCCAATGTGGAGGCAAAGCTGTTATCATCGATGGTGAAAGAAAGCAGCCTTCCGATGATGGCCATCGGCGGAATAAATGCCGAAAACGCCTCGATCCCTATCGGGTGGGGCTGTGTCGGTGTGGCGGTGATTTCGGCGATCTGGAAGGCCCCGGATCCTGCCGCGGCAACGCGACACATCCTGGAAACGGTACGGAAAGCGAAAGGAGATCGCGCATGA
- a CDS encoding HAD family hydrolase, which translates to MKEPVKALLWDKDGTLVDSLEQWVARDRRLLQMLCRKLDIPEADHAAAVAAGLAAIGVREEGIDPRGEIARGTEASIAAAMAGALSAFGQLPSPEAFASLVGGFIGDILASDKTPAPLRRGIHALLTEAAKRRIIQGLASSDSRKSCLKELSAHGIVTFFTFFAFGDEVPRAKPDPWCVERFSKEIAIPPSQILVIGDAPTDEEMATAAGAQFCALLGGAGAREDFSDRCIVAGHPDEILSLLG; encoded by the coding sequence ATGAAGGAACCGGTCAAAGCACTGCTCTGGGACAAGGACGGAACCCTGGTGGACAGCCTTGAACAATGGGTAGCCCGCGACCGTCGGCTGCTCCAGATGCTTTGCAGGAAACTGGACATCCCCGAAGCAGATCATGCCGCAGCCGTGGCGGCAGGCCTTGCCGCTATTGGTGTGAGGGAAGAGGGAATCGACCCAAGGGGAGAGATTGCCAGGGGAACCGAGGCTTCCATCGCCGCAGCCATGGCAGGGGCGCTTAGCGCCTTCGGACAACTCCCCTCCCCCGAGGCCTTCGCTTCCCTTGTGGGAGGCTTTATAGGAGATATTCTTGCATCGGACAAAACCCCGGCCCCTTTGCGCCGGGGCATCCACGCCCTTCTGACCGAGGCCGCGAAAAGGCGTATTATCCAGGGGCTTGCAAGCTCTGACAGCAGGAAGTCCTGCCTCAAAGAGCTTTCGGCCCATGGAATCGTGACCTTCTTCACGTTCTTCGCCTTCGGCGATGAGGTTCCCAGAGCGAAACCGGATCCGTGGTGCGTTGAGCGGTTCTCCAAAGAGATTGCCATTCCCCCCTCGCAGATCCTCGTCATCGGAGATGCCCCTACCGACGAGGAGATGGCAACGGCAGCGGGGGCACAGTTTTGCGCCCTGCTCGGCGGGGCCGGGGCCAGGGAGGATTTTTCAGACCGCTGCATCGTTGCGGGTCATCCGGATGAGATACTCTCACTTCTGGGCTGA
- a CDS encoding EFR1 family ferrodoxin (N-terminal region resembles flavodoxins. C-terminal ferrodoxin region binds two 4Fe-4S clusters.): MDHRIVRIVFFSGTGCTTHVAETFKAACNQRGAFVQMHELRHDAAEPKGSFDYLLLCYPVHAANAPRPVMEWIRGQEITKSVPAAVISVSGGGDITPNLACRVAVKRRLSRKGFLVRYERMLVMPSNWIVATKPALAARLLEVLPERAGSVVDEFLSGGKRRMIPGPGNRLLSLLGKLETPGARLFGKRIRADEHCIGCGLCARECPVANIDIRSGRPVFGFECVMCLRCLYLCPQKALRPGLGSFVLIKEGFRLDEIKKLPPLQHKIDIEREADGLLWLGLKRYLLSLDGKASGSGSGSAGGAASAQK, from the coding sequence ATGGATCACCGGATAGTGCGCATTGTCTTTTTCAGTGGTACCGGCTGCACGACCCATGTAGCCGAAACCTTTAAAGCTGCCTGTAACCAGCGGGGGGCTTTCGTCCAAATGCACGAACTGCGTCATGACGCGGCCGAACCGAAAGGATCGTTCGATTATCTGCTTCTTTGCTATCCCGTACATGCGGCTAATGCACCCCGGCCGGTGATGGAGTGGATCCGGGGACAGGAGATAACGAAGTCTGTTCCCGCTGCCGTTATCTCGGTTTCCGGCGGTGGAGATATAACCCCAAATCTTGCCTGCCGTGTTGCTGTGAAACGCCGGCTTTCCCGAAAGGGATTCCTGGTCCGCTACGAGCGGATGCTTGTTATGCCTTCCAATTGGATTGTAGCTACGAAGCCGGCTCTTGCGGCTCGCTTGCTGGAGGTCCTCCCAGAACGGGCCGGAAGCGTGGTAGATGAGTTTCTTTCAGGCGGAAAACGGAGGATGATACCGGGCCCTGGAAATCGCCTGCTTTCACTACTTGGTAAGCTGGAGACGCCGGGTGCTAGGCTCTTCGGAAAGAGGATCCGGGCCGATGAGCATTGCATCGGCTGTGGCCTCTGTGCAAGGGAGTGTCCGGTGGCAAATATCGACATACGGAGTGGACGCCCTGTTTTCGGCTTCGAATGCGTCATGTGTCTGCGTTGCCTCTACCTGTGTCCGCAGAAGGCCCTGCGCCCGGGCCTCGGCTCTTTTGTTCTGATCAAAGAGGGGTTCCGTCTTGATGAAATAAAAAAATTGCCTCCTCTACAACATAAGATAGACATAGAGCGGGAGGCCGACGGCCTCCTCTGGTTAGGGCTCAAGCGCTACCTGCTTTCCTTGGACGGCAAGGCATCAGGTTCGGGTTCGGGTTCGGCAGGAGGAGCTGCTTCAGCCCAGAAGTGA
- a CDS encoding MATE family efflux transporter → MDQLLLSQKQPVRQFLAYALPAVLGMFLSSFIIVVDGLFIGRFVGSRGLATTNLVVPFLYLLLGISIMIYVGGMVPATHNLGRGDFEEASRIFSITFTLGTISIFLVMLLAGFFFDELLTFLNLEGELRPFGRDYLGVLLYFYIFMTINIGFSIFLRTEGKPVLSLFFSLAGNCLNLLLDYLFIVVYGWGMRGAALATGIALLLPFLCGLFYFLSGRSLFRLVVPRCRMREIVMLLYNGSSEMIGQFSVSITTFIFNAVLLRRIGVDGVAAYTVAGYIIMLQGMVLTGIIQGLAPLVGRAYGAKDILSVKRFFRIAVYAAFIVGILSFAACAAASSLLPRLYNVDNPRFLTVASTGLLIVSFSFLLNGFNIVTTAFFTALGKAGHSALIAILRGVVIINIFVLILPRFLGDLGIWLSIPANELLVAAAAFFLLRLDNRELVVKSNG, encoded by the coding sequence ATGGATCAGTTACTCTTGTCTCAAAAGCAGCCGGTGAGACAGTTTCTTGCCTATGCCTTGCCTGCTGTACTGGGAATGTTTCTCTCATCCTTTATCATCGTGGTCGACGGACTATTCATTGGACGGTTCGTAGGAAGCCGGGGACTTGCCACCACTAATCTCGTCGTTCCCTTTCTCTATCTGCTTTTGGGGATTTCGATCATGATCTATGTGGGGGGAATGGTTCCTGCAACTCATAATCTCGGAAGAGGTGATTTCGAGGAGGCCAGCCGGATTTTCTCGATAACCTTTACCTTGGGAACGATATCGATATTTCTCGTTATGTTGTTGGCCGGATTCTTTTTTGACGAGCTCCTTACCTTCCTCAATCTTGAAGGTGAGCTGCGCCCATTCGGCCGTGATTATCTGGGAGTCCTGCTTTACTTTTACATCTTTATGACCATCAATATCGGATTTTCCATCTTTTTGCGGACGGAGGGGAAACCGGTTCTCTCCCTCTTTTTTTCTCTGGCAGGTAACTGTCTCAATCTGCTGCTCGACTACCTGTTTATTGTGGTATACGGCTGGGGAATGCGGGGGGCCGCCCTTGCCACCGGGATTGCACTTCTTCTTCCCTTCCTGTGCGGGCTCTTTTACTTCCTTTCCGGACGATCACTGTTTCGTCTTGTGGTCCCTCGTTGCCGGATGCGGGAAATCGTTATGTTGCTGTACAACGGTTCTTCGGAAATGATCGGGCAGTTTTCCGTCTCCATAACCACCTTCATTTTCAATGCGGTGCTCCTTCGGCGCATAGGTGTCGACGGCGTTGCCGCGTATACGGTGGCCGGCTATATCATTATGCTTCAGGGGATGGTCCTAACCGGGATCATTCAGGGCCTTGCCCCTCTGGTTGGGCGTGCCTATGGTGCGAAAGATATCCTCTCCGTTAAACGCTTTTTCCGAATTGCCGTGTATGCCGCCTTCATTGTGGGCATCCTTTCGTTTGCTGCCTGCGCCGCCGCTTCCTCTCTTTTGCCGCGTCTGTACAATGTCGATAACCCGCGCTTTCTTACGGTCGCAAGCACCGGTTTGCTGATTGTCTCATTTTCCTTCTTGCTCAACGGCTTCAATATCGTCACCACTGCATTTTTTACCGCCCTGGGAAAGGCTGGACATTCGGCCCTTATCGCTATTCTTCGAGGCGTGGTGATCATTAATATTTTCGTTCTCATCCTCCCTCGATTTTTAGGTGACCTTGGTATATGGCTCTCGATTCCTGCTAATGAGCTTCTTGTCGCCGCTGCCGCTTTCTTTCTCCTGCGCCTTGACAACCGCGAGCTGGTGGTGAAAAGTAACGGATGA
- a CDS encoding AraC family transcriptional regulator, with protein MFDPSIIHQAVDFIYTHLDEQLSVGRVADACCFSPYYFNRMFRQVTGESLYTCIKRLRLERGAFRLLKEPSATVTDIALEAGFSPSNFATAFRDHFGTSPMRYRNERPFRASVPYAEQLHEIRKRQESPDDALLSFLDSRISLRVLPSTRIVTRKFIGPYSRLGEVWCRFCESMGSYLRRLSSPSFIGISFDDPLITDSRSCVYNPAFELPDAYGPGTLAMPGGLHACYRYRGGHERLLIAFNDLVGVWMPYHGYTVGQGFIFERYYSAGTDEAGLFDVDLCVPVRPAHKFRSNKM; from the coding sequence ATGTTTGATCCTTCTATAATTCACCAGGCTGTTGATTTCATCTATACCCATCTTGATGAACAGCTCTCTGTAGGGAGGGTTGCGGATGCCTGCTGCTTTTCACCGTATTACTTCAATCGCATGTTCAGGCAGGTAACGGGTGAAAGCCTTTATACCTGCATCAAAAGATTACGACTCGAACGGGGGGCATTCCGCTTACTGAAAGAACCATCGGCAACGGTAACGGATATTGCCCTGGAAGCGGGATTCAGTCCCTCGAATTTTGCCACGGCCTTCCGCGATCATTTCGGCACCTCTCCTATGCGTTATCGGAATGAGCGGCCCTTCAGGGCTTCCGTTCCCTATGCCGAGCAGCTCCATGAAATACGTAAAAGACAGGAATCCCCTGACGATGCCCTGCTTTCCTTCCTGGACTCCCGGATTTCTCTTCGTGTGCTGCCGTCCACCCGCATTGTCACCAGAAAATTCATCGGCCCTTATTCCCGCCTTGGAGAGGTCTGGTGTCGCTTTTGCGAGAGCATGGGATCCTATCTTCGCCGGCTTTCCTCTCCATCGTTTATCGGGATTTCCTTCGACGATCCCCTCATCACCGATTCCCGTTCCTGTGTCTATAACCCCGCTTTTGAACTGCCTGATGCCTATGGGCCGGGTACCCTCGCGATGCCCGGAGGTCTGCATGCCTGTTACCGCTATCGCGGGGGACATGAGCGGCTTTTGATTGCTTTCAACGATCTTGTCGGAGTCTGGATGCCCTATCACGGATATACGGTAGGGCAAGGCTTTATTTTTGAGCGTTACTATTCGGCAGGCACCGACGAGGCGGGGCTCTTTGATGTTGATCTTTGTGTTCCCGTACGGCCTGCGCACAAATTCAGAAGTAATAAAATGTAA
- a CDS encoding Fic family protein yields the protein MLQYHNNYEHLCFQERWTITKDIALLLGESIGVIHSITNTPILPEYRRKLLAVALITGAQATTAIEGNTLTYEEIENIQSGGEVPPSKEYQKQEVSNVITALNTVLRQLVFDKHIEYITPNLLKRFHEMIGRNIGMAFDATPGSFRKRNVIVGNNRPPSSESVPKLIDKLCVWIKKEFQFGESQKIEDAIIQAIVTHLYIAWIHPFSDGNGRTARLVEFFILMRAGLPDIASHILSNHYNETRTMYYRQIEHAMQTQNLTDFLFYALQGFRDGLVAVLGQIQESQLVVSWKSHIFDVFKNLKKNKQDLSSMNKRRRELILSLPMDTYFDPSTSTFPNKEIENLYRKVSDRTFLRDIEFLRKLKLLSFEKGKGYRPYFETLKSHMALSIEHDEQN from the coding sequence ATGCTCCAATATCATAATAATTATGAACATCTCTGCTTTCAGGAGAGATGGACTATCACTAAGGACATTGCCCTTTTATTAGGTGAAAGTATCGGTGTAATACATTCGATAACAAACACCCCTATCTTACCTGAATATCGAAGGAAACTATTGGCCGTTGCTTTGATTACGGGGGCACAGGCTACTACTGCCATAGAAGGAAACACCCTTACATACGAAGAAATTGAGAACATCCAATCAGGGGGGGAAGTCCCGCCATCCAAAGAATATCAGAAACAAGAAGTAAGTAACGTTATTACAGCTCTGAATACAGTTTTACGGCAATTGGTGTTTGATAAGCACATTGAATACATCACGCCAAATCTTTTAAAGCGTTTCCATGAAATGATAGGTAGAAATATAGGAATGGCTTTTGATGCCACTCCCGGCTCCTTCAGAAAGCGGAATGTAATTGTAGGCAACAATCGGCCACCATCTTCGGAGAGCGTTCCAAAGCTTATTGATAAGCTTTGTGTGTGGATAAAAAAGGAATTTCAATTTGGTGAAAGCCAGAAAATCGAAGATGCAATCATTCAGGCCATAGTTACGCACCTGTATATTGCTTGGATACACCCTTTTTCTGATGGAAATGGAAGGACGGCCAGGCTTGTAGAATTTTTTATTCTCATGCGGGCTGGGCTTCCTGATATTGCATCGCACATACTATCAAATCATTATAATGAAACGAGAACCATGTATTATCGTCAGATAGAACATGCTATGCAGACTCAGAATCTAACAGATTTTCTCTTTTACGCGCTTCAGGGATTCCGTGATGGCTTGGTTGCTGTTTTGGGACAAATACAGGAGTCACAGCTGGTAGTTTCATGGAAAAGTCATATATTTGATGTGTTTAAGAATCTGAAAAAGAATAAACAGGACTTATCATCGATGAATAAGAGGCGGAGAGAATTGATTTTATCCTTACCCATGGATACATACTTTGATCCTTCTACATCGACCTTCCCGAACAAAGAAATAGAAAACCTGTATAGAAAAGTGTCTGATAGGACATTTTTACGTGATATCGAATTTCTTAGAAAGTTAAAATTGCTATCTTTTGAAAAAGGAAAGGGATATCGGCCCTACTTTGAAACATTGAAGAGCCATATGGCGCTTAGCATAGAACATGATGAACAAAATTAA
- a CDS encoding sugar phosphate isomerase/epimerase family protein, whose amino-acid sequence MKIGFNTDGLGFQPFEQMLKTITSLGVKKLELPMGNWSSAPHADLDALVSSKDKRDEYLGKVHAAGAHIIALNCSGNQLAPGEVGEQHEDVVRKTYKLAEAWGIKKIIMMSGLPGGPGDSNPNWITTSWPPITTEILNWQWNEVAIPYWRENVKRAADHGIECIALENHGCQLVYNVESFFRLHDTVGDMVGMNLDPSHLFWMGGDPIEAARVLGTSIYHVHAKDVRLERRMVTAHGVLDTKPIDKFSDRSWNYVALGYGHDSLWWKEFLVVVRMSGYDGVVCIEQEDLTMSPMAGVVKAVDFLKSVMPECEEDLFE is encoded by the coding sequence ATGAAGATAGGATTTAATACGGACGGGCTTGGTTTTCAGCCCTTTGAGCAGATGCTGAAGACCATTACCTCCCTTGGGGTGAAAAAGCTTGAACTTCCCATGGGCAATTGGTCCTCTGCTCCTCATGCTGATCTCGATGCCCTTGTCTCGAGCAAGGATAAACGTGATGAGTACCTGGGAAAGGTACATGCGGCAGGTGCGCATATCATTGCCCTGAATTGTTCGGGAAATCAGCTTGCACCGGGAGAGGTGGGTGAGCAGCATGAAGATGTGGTGCGGAAGACCTATAAGCTTGCAGAGGCGTGGGGCATAAAAAAGATCATCATGATGTCGGGTCTGCCCGGAGGGCCCGGCGACAGTAATCCGAACTGGATTACCACTTCCTGGCCTCCGATTACCACGGAGATTCTGAACTGGCAGTGGAACGAGGTTGCCATTCCCTATTGGCGGGAGAATGTCAAACGTGCCGCCGATCATGGCATTGAATGTATTGCTCTTGAAAACCATGGCTGCCAGCTTGTCTATAACGTGGAAAGCTTTTTCAGACTGCACGATACTGTCGGCGATATGGTCGGCATGAATCTTGATCCCAGCCATCTTTTCTGGATGGGTGGGGATCCGATCGAAGCCGCAAGGGTATTAGGTACATCGATTTATCATGTGCATGCAAAGGATGTTCGGCTCGAACGCCGGATGGTGACCGCTCATGGGGTTTTGGATACCAAACCCATCGATAAGTTTTCCGATCGCAGCTGGAACTATGTAGCCCTTGGCTACGGTCATGATTCCTTATGGTGGAAAGAGTTTCTCGTGGTGGTACGGATGTCCGGCTACGACGGAGTCGTCTGCATCGAGCAGGAAGATCTCACCATGTCTCCAATGGCGGGAGTGGTAAAGGCCGTCGATTTCCTAAAATCCGTGATGCCGGAATGTGAAGAGGATCTGTTCGAGTAG